A genomic window from Silene latifolia isolate original U9 population chromosome 11, ASM4854445v1, whole genome shotgun sequence includes:
- the LOC141612899 gene encoding uncharacterized protein LOC141612899 → MGDKPEPSASRTDPSSPFFLGTHDRPGDHITPVKLKLDNFDDWAHNVRVALRSRRKFGFLDGSIEGPKAPFNKDDFETVHCMLVSWLMNTIDPEVKSLLSNYDNAKKLWDDLHERFSLVDGPRIHKIKSDLHECSQTNNTSVAIYFGKLSMLWDELDKHEPIISCTCGKCECDIGKAYVSRRDTDRLHRFLLGLDRSSEYASIRSVLLSQDPLPTLNRAFQTISQEERVKGIDKAKETTVGQSSGYVVRSQPTRSPAKSSSTDSKFLSKEERSKLRCTHCNKAGHDINMCFELMEELPDWWYELKGAKPPKRGTGKVNGKTNCTGSSSAGHTRVITDHTSNRLEEEKPVNVCGIPTPRFTGKWIIDTGCSQHVTGTLSLLTNVRTLGARMVRLPDGQNVQATRIGRVMITNSLILDNVLYVPKLTCNLFMPSQLCDARIANLLLTLTYVLYRPYQRER, encoded by the coding sequence ATGGGAGATAAGCCAGAGCCCTCGGCATCAAGGACGGATCCTTCCTCTCCGTTCTTCCTTGGTACCCATGATCGACCAGGTGATCATATCACTCCTGTGAAACTTAAGTTAGATAATTTTGATGACTGGGCTCACAACGTTCGAGTCGCACTCCGATCACGAAGAAAATTTGGATTCCTTGATGGTTCAATAGAAGGACCAAAGGCGCCATTCAACAAGGATGATTTTGAGACAGTTCATTGCATGCTCGTCTCATGGTTAATGAACACCATAGATCCAGAGGTAAAATCGTTACTTTCCAATTATGATAATGCAAAGAAACTTTGGGACGACTTACATGAACGCTTCTCCCTTGTCGATGGACCTCgtattcataaaattaaatctgaCTTACATGAATGTTCTCAAACAAATAATACTTCTGTCGCCATATACTTTGGAAAATTGAGTATGTTGTGGGATGAACTGGACAAGCACGAACCAATAATTTCTTGTACTTGTGGGAAGTGCGAATGTGACATCGGGAAAGCTTATGTCTCTCGACGTGACACTGATCGTCTACATCGCTTTCTTCTTGGACTTGATCGGTCATCCGAATACGCTTCGATTCGTTCTGTTCTTTTGTCTCAAGATCCGCTGCCAACCTTAAATCGTGCTTTTCAAACTATCTCACAAGAAGAACGTGTGAAGGGAATTGACAAAGCCAAAGAAACTACGGTAGGACAGTCTAGTGGGTACGTGGTTCGTTCTCAACCCACTCGCTCTCCTGCCAAAAGCTCGAGTACAGATTCGAAATTCTTAAGCAAAGAAGAGCGAAGCAAATTACGATGTACTCATTGTAATAAGGCTGGTCATGACATAAATATGTGTTTTGAGTTAATGGAAGAATTGCCGGATTGGTGGTACGAACTCAAGGGTGCAAAACCTCCAAAGCGCGGGACTGGGAAGGTCAATGGAAAAACAAATTGCACCGGGAGTAGCAGTGCAGGTCACACTCGTGTAATTACTGATCATACGTCAAACCGTCTCGAAGAAGAAAAGCCGGTGAACGTATGTGGCATACCTACCCCTCGATTCACAGGTAAGTGGATCATAGATACCGGGTGTTCACAACATGTTACGGGTACTCTTTCCTTACTCACTAATGTCAGAACACTTGGAGCAAGAATGGTGAGATTGCCTGATGGGCAAAATGTGCAGGCTACTCGTATTGGACGAGTCATGATTACAAATTCTTTAATACTCGATAATGTCTTATATGTGCCAAAATTAACTTGTAACTTGTTTATGCCTTCGCAATTATGTGATGCTCGAATTGCGAATTTATTACTAACTCTAACATATGTACTATACAGGCCCTACCAACGAGAACGATGA